The window aggggccccgccactatggccaCCCCTCTTGGATAcgagcatacatcaaagtgggtccgaCCATATGTGGGCGGTTAGATCACAAAAAAAAGACAAAtacaaaaagaatgaaaatgtgggtccaagatcacccaccgtccacttcttcttggctcgGAAAGGTAATCGCCTAGGTTTGATTTCAACGGAAggtgatgaagttttgatggttaagatggaagatgagagggtaggaaatgggccacattagagcttctccatgagagcttgggaagctcatacATTGTAGCTTGGTTTGCATGggaatgggtttgagaaatgagagagagagagagagagagagagagagagagagagagagagatgggtgatggagtgatgggtgaggtaagtgatgggtgtgtaagtgctttcttgacttttggggtagtttgtgtaagaggggtatgggttgtgtaagaaattgttgacttatggggttgcttggagaagaggtgtgaggtgatggtgtacttgacatgtacttgaccattgatgggattgatgtgatatttaagtagagattctcttgagttttgcaacGCGTAGTGTTTtactcgaactgaacgcgagcccacatctcttggcctgggtatcaccttagCACGCGAGGTGCGGCATCAGAACCATGGCtatggcacggtcgctagggtacacgtctcaggttgagtcaactcaggtttccaggactcggcttaggatcatgcggaAACGTcgaataaaggtcgaaggttgccggaattcgatcgggatgaCCGCGGGaacctatggaatggtatggactaagatacaggccttacaactttcccctccaaataaaaattttacccTCGAAATtcacacaatcatcacaactaaacatcactcatgaggaagaagaaacataacatcatcttataaaattggagacaacatacaaaatatgacacataatcaatcatcaaagagacggggataacgctctcgaatctcggcctcgcgctcccaagaagcttcctcaacagaatggtgaccccactgaaccttcactaatggaatgaccttggtcagGAGGACATGCTCCTTCTggtcaaggatacgaactggctgctcaatgtaggaagcgtcctcacaaacctctaacggctgccaatcaataacaggaatgatgtctgacccacacttccttaacataaagacatggaaaatgttatggatgccagataactgagatggcaaggcaaaccGATATGCCACAGCGCCAACGCGCCTAGTAATtttgaaaggtcctatgaatcttggggcaagcttgcccttcgctccaaatcgaactacgcccttcatgggtgagaccttaagatacacatggtaccctacagcaaactccaagggatgacgacggtgatcaacaaaactcttttgCTGGCTTTGAGCTggcgcatcctctgcttgatgatatcgatagcctctgacatctactgcacaagctcgggacctaggagatggtgCTCTCCAACCTTAGTCTAACAACCCGGAGATCCGCACGgcctgccatatagtgcctcaaaaggagtcatgtcaatggtcacctgatagttgttgttgtatgcgaactcagccaatcgtaaatgcttatcccagctacccccaaaaTTAATCGCATGGGCCCgaagcatatcttcaaggatctggttgaccctctcattctgaccatcggtctgcgaatgatacgtggtgctgagctacaaattagtccccatcgctctttggaagctctcccaaaactgagacgtgaacctcgggtctcggtcagaaacgatcgagactggaatgccatgcagtctcctcgatgaataacctcgcaagccggcccatagaccaaatcgcacgcatcataagaaaatgtgctgacttcatcagatgatccacaacaactcagatggcatcatgaccgcgttgagtcctcagcaagcccataatgaaatctgtcgacacgtgctcccacttccacatcgggatgccaacggttgcaatagaccagggggtctttaatgatcggccttgacacactggcatgtgttacacttggccacaaaaatggcgatctgacacttcatccccacccaaaaatactgtcgcctcttGTCAtagtacatcttcatcgagcgaaggtggatagaaaaccgcaatcgatgtgcctcagtcataaggtCTCTGCATAACTCAGGAACATCCGAGACACAAATCGGCCTCTTAAGTGAagcccaccatcagaactaataagccaatctgactgactctcagatgccgcctcagccatataactctacaacgactcatcagcctgctgagcctcgatcatccttgcgacaagagatggttgaatcaaaaggctcgataactacacaatagaagactaccaactgaactcaaaatcatactctattATATCCTCGAACAtctgccactcctgaatcatcatatgtgccactaggtctcttggctgacggctgagggcatctgccaccacgttcgccttgcccgggtggtactgaagattaaaatcatagtccttcaggagttccatccagcgcctctgtctcatgttcaactcaaactatgagaagaggtacttcatgctcttgtggtcagaaaagagctcgaacctaaccccatacagatagtgcctccacactttcagtgtGAAGCAACTGCACCAGCTCAAAATCatacgtggggtagttcaactcatggaccttgagctgatgagacacgaaggccactggtctcccatgttgcatcaggacaacacccaaactaatatgtgaggcattggtaaatacaataaatccatcactcctagagggaagagtaaggacaggggtggacgtcagatggtccttcagctctgcgaatgcctgctcacatgcgtcactccaaacaaactctgcgctcttccgagtcaacctggtcaatggggctacaatacgggagaagccctcaatgaaacaccaGTAGTGGcctgccaaaccaagaaaactgctgATCTCGAACGTgctcgtgggctggtcccactgacgcactgcatcaaccttcgaggggtcaccgcgacaccctcccttgtcaccatgtgaccgaggagcTTCACCTTCTCCTGGcaaaactcgtacttctccagcttcacatacagctggtaGATGTAAAGGGTCTGTAATGCAAGCTCCAAATGCTTATtgtgctcctcatgggtcctcgaatggatcagaatgtcatcaatgaagactacaacaaactgatcgagatacggacggaagacctcgttcatcaactccatggagaccgcgggtgcattggttagttcgaaggacatgacctgaaactcaaaatgaacaTAATGCGTCCTAAAAGTcatcttcaggatgtcctcctctcagacccaaatctgatgataatcgaaacgcaagtcaatcttcgaaaagaattgcGCACCCagcagctgatcgaacaaatcatcaatcctcatgAGCGAGTACTTGTTATTGattgtgactttgttgagcttaCGGTAATCTATaaagagcctcaatgagccatccttcttcttcacgaagagtaccggtgctcccccgACAAACTGCTCGGaaggataaagcctaactcgcgcaactcatcTAACTGCTTCTGTTGTTCCCTCAACtctaatggtgccatacgatatggggccttcgaaatatgtgtggtaccaggcacaagatcaatctgaagcTTAGTGTGTCAGCGAGGcggtaatcctggaatctcctgaaacacatcgagaAAATCGGAAACCACGGGCAACTAGTCGATGCTCACAACTATGGGCTCCTCAATGGCACATGACATCatacaagacaacgactctcatCTGGGCTagacaatgaactggaactgtggcaagttAGGTATACAGGACGTGGCTGTCCTCGTGGAGTAGTCCAATacggcgtggtactcggtaagccaatccatgcccaggatgacatcgaactcggacatcggcaatgtaAATAGATCGATAGagaaaaagatatccccaaccagaacggggtaaaatgagcaaaatcggcccaacactgcagtcttccctaagggagtcgatactgacaggCCCTTATGAGCAGACTCCAATGATAAACCAGTTGATCGACAGATACTCTTGGCAACAAAGGAATgcgaggcaccagaatcaaacaacacacatgCAATACATGTAGAGATTAAAAGTATAACCTCGACGACCCTTTTAGATGACTGCGGATCCTTCTAACCCACGTAGAACTAGCTTGAGTCGGCTGGGGAGATGCCCATCCCCTCTGAGTGTGGTGCTGCTATTGGTGTCATTGAGGCGGTCGAAACTACTGCCTCTactgctgcggcctcggaggctggtgctgttgCTACTACTGAGGGgtcctcggtggtgggggctgttgTGGCTACTGTTATAGGGGTCTCTGCTACTGCTGTGGTGGAGGCTACTGTGAACCTCTCAGTTGCTGTTACTGTTGCTGCTAGGGGCAAGGACACTCTCACATACGGTGCCCCGTCGCACCGCATCCAAAACAGGTGCCAGTGAACTGCctcagaggtggtgctggaggtgttgTTGGTGCTCGGAAGACTGGGCGACCTGTGCACCTTTGCTGTGGTTGACGCTGCTGGGAGTCACCGGATGGAGCCTAcctcttctggtctctcctctgaccgcgatgaCTCTGAGTGCTGGCCCACTCGACCTAAAAAATCTGGGTCTTCCATACCACCTCctcaaaagtcaggagctcatgccgaATAACACAGTCTTGAAGACCGTAACACAAGCCATCCTCGAATCAGTGGGCTCtctgctcctcatcatctactgGATATGGGGTAAATCTGGACAACACTACAAAACGAGCTATCATCAAAATCCTCGAATCGGTGGGCTCTCCGCTCCGCATACTGAGCTATCGTCATATCACCCTACACCAGGGCCTTGAACTCCAACACTCGCTGTCGTTGGATGTGATAAGGAAAATGTTGTCGATCAAAttgatctacaaaatcctcccaagtccacaaAAAATCGGCGCCTGCTACTTAGGATACTGATGTCcactagtgctcagcctcaccctggagaagaaatactgctaatCAGACTCACCACTGGGttgtacatcccatcgtatcaaatatcttctccacatccgAGTGCCATCTTTCAGTTACTGTCGGGTTTGGCTCGCCctagaaatgcgggggatcgagttgtcgaaactctcgaagaatGACACTTGCGCGCTCTTtctctgcctgggctggtgaaATAATGGGGTACCTGCCCTGCCTTTGAAGGGCGGCcttcacagcctgcaacatctactgtaactgggaggcactcacaggcatggTCAGATCCGCACCAGACTCGGTTGGAGGAGCTGCATCCTCAGGCtaggcagtaggaatctctggtgtgGAGTGGGGATCGTATGTGGTAGGGCAggagtcacaggtggtggagcgagagtctcaagtggtggagcgggattcgaTTGGGTCACTCTCTTGGGCggtatgtcctacaggaaagagtaaaggcgcctatcaactttgaaaactctcgaagccatgcacgttaagggtctataataAATGATCGCTAAGCTATCCGAACTTGGGACTTAATCATTTAtagtagacatgtaatgttgttcttagttattcccaagttatgctctaataacaacttctgtcacgtcccaaactcagaaactgggctcacaaaattctcgatcaccgaatccggtgccgaaagccttcgtagaaccccattaTCAGCTCCAAATGCCCATCcgccaggttttgatcctgggatgctatgaggaggattttcaacatcaattcgattcgtaataagcataaccaaaggcataacccacaaacaacgacAAAAAACtccacatttccactatgataaaaacttataagtacaatgcgcataaaggaaaatacaataatgatagacaaaagctgTAAGATGATCTGCCAGgtgctcaagcctcagcactgctacgatccaacatcacctacatacaacaatcgtgcataagcttatggaaagcttagagggtggtgaaagtgtgtgtgtaatGTAGTATTGcaattatgtagtatcagagtaatgtgaattATGTTGATGCATTCATGAATACAAttggctataccaaggccatgcgatgcaaggcatgaatgatagcagccataccaaggccatgccatgcgagatgcaattcaagcacactaatcctcatctaagtccacatgacAATATAACTCAACTCtaaaatatcaccgaggtctagtacactccaaacaagATTGTCGCCCCATAGcgtacaataaggtgagtgaaaaggacctcactatccatctaccaatattgggcccgacttgtcgatagcggatccatccctcgagctggtcagactcagcctaactttgccccctcctctcgggcaaataaggccgcacccccttccaaccgaccacgacatagtgaaaagtggggcctcctggtattcgacactcgacgctcatgcatctacttggtctagacgttggagtaacctcctggtaccataagggtttaaggactttcacctagggacatctatagcacccaatgtagaataagatttctggtgtccaatcctaccaaccatgatACGCCCGTGGGGGCtgtaaccctgatgtcgctagggcgtacagtaacatgtcacacaatgcgaaatgcatgaatcacactatccagtcatacagcaatcctgcacgtactgtgcactcatgtagggtaattctgcctatcaaggagcccataaacaatctacccaaaggcatgtgttatgatcaatcactcctcatattaagcatacatatgatgcttatGAGCATGAATcttggaactatactaaacatgttatatggtgatggattctgttcataatgaagatgggcttagacggcctatacactacaagtatgggtctaacaatgggccctagggagagttataatgcggacatttaaccatcattgctcgtAAGGCATGACtgtcaaaaacatcatcacatacatcatggtgtactctcacatcacaatgagcctcatcacattcggcccacacaaaggccacACATATgtttcattgggcctcatatacatcaaatgggccaatcgaatgggccgatcaaatgggccgaatcaaatgggcaaaattagatgggccgattcaaatgggcccaaaccaacacaCAATTCATCTaatgctagagatcattttagaacataatcacaaaaaaatgaatcatatccaaaggatcatctggaccataccacacctgACAGTGGTGATgttgatttccactattaaattccagtgggtcccaccatagtattatttccaatccagtctgttcataaggtcacaaaggtctGGATATGGAGCAAAAATAAATGTCATATTGTTCCAAAATCCTGTAACcgaaggggtttcaatggtggacgttcatcccactgtttcccctagcgtggtccacttgatatagatttgtcttatttatagtctcaagccttaggactggcttaccaaatggatgggtggttggatgaaccgtacacatcaggtggggtctACGCTCACCAAATGGGTaagtggtttggatggcatatatatagCATGAAGGGCCCACCGTCAAACCATCTGCATggtgggatacaaaacatacattatagtggggtccagACCACTTGCTGGTGTGCGGTACCCAGCCAATCTGCTGGTGAGTTGGGTTCCATGTGGTCCACCACAGTATATGTTATATAATATTTtgtattaatatatattttattttttatatattattttattttattatttttttaaaggacaaccagcgtccacatagatggaccgctagatgaaacacatacacagaggtggcccaccatccaagcaatggatgATGAGGAACCAcatgcacatcatagtggggtccaccatgatatggatggtttggatggagcaCCTCCACACGTAGGaccccagaacttgctgacattgaGAAGGTAGTGGATCCCACCCTCTGAACGGCTTGGATGTGTAAACAGATGGGCGGTTTAGATGGGCTAACTTGGATGGTTGGGCGTGGCTACTAATCAACACACGCCAACCCTTGAAATCTaaaaaaagtgggtcccacatgtacaggTATGCCTAGTgggtatacaatatatatatatatatattattcttaatataatattatatcatgttattatattataatgtaacataatattataatatatattcatatcatatacatatataagtatatataatatatacaatggCTATCCATCGTCCagccaccgtccagcaagctcGGTGGTGTTGGATGATGCACTTCATCATGGTGGTCTCACGTAGTGGGCCAAAGGATTTCGGTCAAGCTAATATTCATCTTTCCCTCTCGTCTGGGCATATGTGATCGTCTGGTCATGAAGGCCCCAACCGAGATCAAGGTAGCCCATTTGTTGGACACCATGGATAAAATtcacacatcatgggtgggccactaatcacagagaaagaaagagagggagagaaagaggaaaggagagagatcgGCAATGACAGAGTGGCCCCGGCACTATAGGCTCCCCTTGGATataagcatacatcaaagtgggtcccaccatatgcgGGCCCTTAGATCACAAAAAAAGACAAAtacaaaaagaatgaaaaagtgcgtccaagatcacccaccgtccacttcttatTGGCTCCTTGGAAAGGTAATCACTTAGGCTTTAATTTTAATGGAAGGtgatgaagttttaatggttaagatggaagatgagagggtaTGAAGTGGGCTACattagagcttctccatgagagcttgggaagctcatacATTGGAGCTTGGtttgcttgggaatgagtttgagaaatgagagagagagagagagagagagagagagagagagatgggtaatggagtgatgggtgaggtgagtgatgggtgtgtaagagctttcttgacttttggggtagtttGAGTAAGAGGGGTATGGTTGTGTAAGAAATTGTtaacttatggggttgcttggggatggggtgtgaggtgatggtgtacttgacatgtacttgaccattgatgggattgatgggattgatgtgatatttaggtagagattctcCTGGGTTTTGCAACgtgcagtgttttcctcgaactgaatacggtcccacatctcctggcttgggtatcacctcggtgcaTGAGGcgtggcatcagaaccgcggcgacggcatggtcgctagggtacaagtctcgagttgagtcgactcaagtttgcaggactcagcttaggaatGTGTACAAACGTCGGGtacaggtcgaaggttgccaaaatttgatctGAAGGACCGCGAGAACCTAAGGAATGGTTCAGactaagatatgggccttacaatgtACCATGGATGGCTGCTTGGGGAAACCTCTACTTCATTGATTTATAAGTAGAAGGTGGTCTCTTCTTGAAGCTCCACAGTAAGTTCCCACTAAGAAATTCCTTTAGGAATCTCAAGCATTGAGGCAAGGGTGGCAAGGGTGTCTGCGAACTGATTTTTAGCTCGGGGCATGTATGAGAATGCGACTTCATCAAATTCCTCGCTTAGATTCTCCAGATAGAAGTGATAGAGGATCGACTTTTCATCTTTGGTCCTCCATTCATCGTTTGTTTGGTTGATGATAAGTTTTAAGTCTCCAAAGACTTGCAATCTTTTCACGTTGAGGATGATGGCGTCTTTCAGGTCGGCgatacatgcttcatattcagccaTATTGTTAGTGCAATTAAATGCCAATCGCCTGGAGATAGGGATCGAGACATCGTCGGGGGAATAGAGTATCACTCTTACTCCACTTCCTTTTGAGTTGACGGCTCCCTtgaagaagagtgtccactctcctaccttcctttcttcttctcccttaATAAGGAGGATGTCCTTGTCAGGAAAGAAGGTCTTCAATGGTTGATGATCAGGTAGAGAGTGTGCTGCTAGGTGGTTATCCATTACTTACCTCTTAATTTctttctgagtgacataggtgatgtcgaactcCAAAAGTAGCAGTTGCCATTTCGGAATCCTACCTGTTAATGATAGCTTTTCGAACAGGTATTTTAATGGATCCATGCAAGCGAGCAGAAGGATTAGACAAGCAATCATGTGTTGTCGAAGCCGTTGTGTTGCCTAGACCAAAGTGAGACACGTTTTCTCTAAGGTGGAATACTTGGATTTGTAGCTAGTGAACCTTCGGCTTAATTAATAGATTGCTTGTTCCTTCCTTCCTGAAATGTCGTGCTGGCCGAGGACGCACCCAATTGCCTCTGCTGCTATAGAGATATAGAGCAATAATGGTGTGCCTGGTGTAGGTGGCATAAGCACTGAGGGTTTCAGCaggtacttcttgatcttgttGAAGGCCACTTGACAATTGTCGTTCCATTCTTTTGGCAAGTTTTTCCTTaggagcttgaatatgggcttaCAAATGGATGTGAGCTGAGTGATGAATCGACTAATGTATTGTATTTGCACAAGGAAATCTCAAATTTTCAGTTGTTGGAGATGGCATTTCGATGATTTCGTTTGTCTTAGTTTTGTCCACCGTGATGCCATCTTCACCGACGATGAAGCCTAGCAGTTTTCCCCTGGTTACACCAAAAACACATTTTTGTGGATTGAGGTGGAGCTTGAAATTTTCCAGTTTATTGAAGAGTTTCTTGAGGTCTTCGAAGTGTCCTTCAATTGTGCAAGATTTGACaatcatatcatccacataaacttTCATCTCCTTGTTTATCGATTGTGGAATAGAGCAGTCATAACTTGTTGTTATGTAGCTCCCGCATTTTTCAACCCAAATAGCATAACCCGATAGCAGAAAGTTTCCCACAATGTGATGAAGGATGTCTTCTTGTGGTCTTCAATGGtcatcttgatttgattgtaaCCGGAGAAACCATCCATGAATGAGAAGATTTTATGTCTTATTGTATTATCTACTAGTGTGTCTATGTGAGGTAGTGGAAAATCATCTTTGGGGCTAGCTTTGTTCAGATCCTGGAAGTCATTGCACATCCTGACTTTGTCGTcttctttggaactggtacgaTATTTGCGTGCCATTCCGAGTAATTGGAGACTACCAAGGATCTTGCATTGTATTACTTGATTACTTCATCATGGACTTTtagggcccattctggcttcattcttcaGAGCTTTTGTTTGACAGGCTTCATTTCAGGCTTTGTTAGTAGGTGATGTATTACTAGTTCTTCGTCAAGTCCAGGCATATCTTAAAGTTGGATAATCTTGGCTttaagaattccatcatcctctacTTGCATTCCTGACCAAGGATCTACCGATGCTCACTTCTCTAGGAAGTTCCGGTGATCCCAAGTTTACAACTTTAAAATCATTTGCAATGacattggcctttgtttcgaacCTTATAGGGAATCCTCTAGTTCGAGAGTCAGGTCATCATTTCCCCCATCttgggcttcatccaaacccatgagttcaaaGTCTAACTTTAGATTAAAATCGTATGAATCGACCTTGAACTCTGGTGTTGTGACTGGTGTGTTTGACACACTG of the Magnolia sinica isolate HGM2019 chromosome 7, MsV1, whole genome shotgun sequence genome contains:
- the LOC131250618 gene encoding uncharacterized protein LOC131250618, yielding MDNHLAAHSLPDHQPLKTFFPDKDILLIKGEEERKVGEWTLFFKGAVNSKGSGVRVILYSPDDVSIPISRRLAFNCTNNMAEYEACIADLKDAIILNVKRLQVFGDLKLIINQTNDEWRTKDEKSILYHFYLENLSEEFDEVAFSYMPRAKNQFADTLATLASMLEIPKGIS